The region TCGGCGGGACCACGGTGCCCGAGATGGGCGGCGACCGGTCGGTGTGGGCGCCGGGCACGCTGAACGCGACGTACACCTTCGATCAGTTCGTCATCGGTGCATCGAACCGCTTCGCGCACGCGGCCGCGCTCTCCGTGGCCGAGCTGCCGGCGCGGTCGTACAACCCGTTGTTCATCTACGGCGCGGCCGGCCTCGGCAAGACGCACCTCCTGCACGCGATCGGCCACTACGTGCAGACGATGCACCGCATGAAGCGCGTGCGGTACGTCTCGACCGAGGCGTTCATGAACGAGTTCGTCGACGCGATCCGGGCCAAGTCGATGCCCGCGTTCAAGCGGCGCTACCGCGACCTGGACGTCTTGCTGATCGACGACATCCAGTTCCTCGAGCGGACACAGGAGCTCCAGGAGGAGTTCTTCCACACGTTCAACGACCTGCACCAGAGCGGCAGCCAGATCGTCATCTCGTCGGACCGCCCGCCGAAGTCCATCGCCACGCTCGAGGACCGTCTGCGCACCCGTTTCGAATGGGGCCTGATCACCGACATCCAGCCACCGGAGTTCGAGACCCGGCTGGCCATCCTCCGCAAGAAGGCCGAGTCGGAGCACCTCGACGGCATCCCTACCGAGGTGCTGGCGTTCATCGCGTCGAACATCACCGACAACGTGCGCGAGCTCGAAGGCGCGCTCATCCGTGTCGCCGCGTATTCGAGCCTGAACCACTCGCCGCTCTCCGAGGAGGTCGCGCGTACGGTTCTCGCCGACCTCCTTCCGCCGACGACGCCGCGCGTCATCACACCTCAGCTGATCCTCGACGAGACGGCGAAGATGTTCGGGTGGACGGTC is a window of Acidimicrobiia bacterium DNA encoding:
- the dnaA gene encoding chromosomal replication initiator protein DnaA, encoding MENAGNAAPTAGDVWARATEILRGQLAEATWATWFHGVHPVRHGGGVLVLAVPNALAQERIRSTYSGMVLDALRDATGENITLELLVDTAPREDDPVTAPPASVASPPVASVSSPSAVGGTTVPEMGGDRSVWAPGTLNATYTFDQFVIGASNRFAHAAALSVAELPARSYNPLFIYGAAGLGKTHLLHAIGHYVQTMHRMKRVRYVSTEAFMNEFVDAIRAKSMPAFKRRYRDLDVLLIDDIQFLERTQELQEEFFHTFNDLHQSGSQIVISSDRPPKSIATLEDRLRTRFEWGLITDIQPPEFETRLAILRKKAESEHLDGIPTEVLAFIASNITDNVRELEGALIRVAAYSSLNHSPLSEEVARTVLADLLPPTTPRVITPQLILDETAKMFGWTVDDLCGKSRRRPLVTARQIGMYVFRELTDASYPKIAEEFGGRDHTTVMHAVEKIKGQMAERHTIFEQVNELIGRIKLGTSG